A part of Mesoplodon densirostris isolate mMesDen1 chromosome 10, mMesDen1 primary haplotype, whole genome shotgun sequence genomic DNA contains:
- the GFOD1 gene encoding glucose-fructose oxidoreductase domain-containing protein 1 isoform X2: MFGVWQSLQLFLGHSGCSPGPFRTACAFGVKSGIGKNVICDRTATPLDAFRMMSAAHYYPKLMSIMGNVLRFLPAFVRMKQLIEEGYVGELLVCEVQVHGGSLLGKKYNWSCDDLMGGGGLHSVGTYIIDLLTFLTGQKAVKVHGLLKTFVKQTDHIKGIRQITSDDFCTFQMVLEGGVCCTVTLNFNVPGEFKQDVTVVGSAGRLLAVGTDLYGQRNSAPAQELLVQDATPVSNSLLPEKAFSDIPSPYLRGTIKMMQAVRQAFQDQDDRRTWDGRPLTMAATFDDCLYALCVVDTIKRSSQTGEWQNIAVMTEEPELSPAYLISEAMRRSRMSLYC, translated from the exons ATGTTTGGGGTTTGGCAGAGCCTCCAGCTTTTCCTCGGGCACTCGGGATGTTCCCCCGGTCCATTTCGCACTGCCTGTGCATTTGGAGTGAAATCAG GCATCGGCAAGAACGTCATCTGCGACCGCACGGCCACGCCCCTGGACGCCTTCCGCATGATGTCGGCCGCCCACTACTACCCCAAGCTCATGAGCATCATGGGCAACGTGCTGCGCTTCCTGCCGGCCTTCGTGCGCATGAAGCAGCTCATCGAGGAGGGCTACGTGGGCGAGCTGCTGGTGTGCGAGGTGCAGGTGCACGGTGGCAGCCTGCTGGGCAAGAAGTACAACTGGAGCTGCGACGACCTGATGGGCGGAGGCGGCCTGCACTCGGTGGGCACCTACATCATCGACCTGCTCACCTTCCTCACCGGCCAGAAGGCCGTCAAGGTCCACGGGCTGCTCAAGACCTTCGTGAAGCAGACCGACCACATCAAGGGCATCCGCCAGATCACCAGCGACGACTTCTGCACCTTCCAGATGGTGCTGGAGGGCGGCGTGTGCTGCACCGTCACTCTCAACTTCAACGTGCCCGGCGAGTTCAAGCAGGACGTGACCGTGGTGGGCTCAGCCGGGCGCCTGCTGGCGGTGGGCACCGACCTGTACGGGCAGCGCAACAGCGCCCCGGCGCAGGAGCTGCTGGTGCAGGACGCCACGCCCGTCAGCAACTCCCTGCTGCCCGAGAAGGCCTTCAGCGACATCCCCTCGCCCTACCTGCGCGGCACCATCAAGATGATGCAGGCCGTGCGCCAGGCCTTCCAGGACCAGGACGACCGGCGCACGTGGGACGGGCGACCGCTCACCATGGCCGCCACCTTCGACGACTGCCTGTACGCCCTGTGCGTGGTGGACACCATCAAGCGGTCCAGCCAGACGGGCGAGTGGCAGAACATCGCGGTGATGACGGAGGAGCCCGAGCTGAGCCCCGCCTACCTGATCAGCGAGGCCATGCGCCGGAGCCGGATGTCCCTGTACTGTTAG